A region from the Onychostoma macrolepis isolate SWU-2019 chromosome 18, ASM1243209v1, whole genome shotgun sequence genome encodes:
- the LOC131524045 gene encoding extracellular calcium-sensing receptor-like: MNVHLLLTMTLLCITRLCPAVCGVNLGTCILQGDPHLPDLFEDGDFIIGGAFTIHYYVKTEKHTYTRRPQPLECSGSMDFRELRFARALQFTVQEINNSSDLLPGITLGYHIYDSCASVPMAIKVALQLANGLDLVFNDTDSCAKSAAVPALVGDSASTPAVTISRLLGPLGIPQVSHYATCACLSDKQQHPTFFRTIPSDHHQAAALARMVKHFGWTWIGAVCSDSDYGNNGMASFLKAAEEEGICVEYSEAYYRTQPRSKLKRVADVIRKSSARVIVAFVAAGDMRFLLEELSQQPPPPMQWIGSEAWVTDPQMLRFNLCIGAVGVAIPRSVIPGFRNFLLGLSPEQALKFPLLTEFWESSFSCSLKRQTGSSTGMPACDGTEDLRALQNPYTDTSQLRVTNMVYKATYAIAHALHGIVCDEKQCDKNIKVKHQQVFDQLKRVNFTKNNYSVSFDTNGDPVATYELVNWQIQEDGSVDFVTVGQYDASQPKGQEFSLSRDIIWYDGSEKVPVSVCSESCPPGTRKAVKKGRPVCCYDCINCAEGEISNETDSLDCHKCLPEYWPNNEKDKCLPKPVEFLSWDEILGIILAAFSVAGSLVALSITLVFYKNRASPIVRANNSELSFLLLFSLTLCFLCSLTFIGRPTEWSCMLRHTAFGITFVLCISCVLGKTIVVLMAFKATLPGNNVMKWFGPPQQRLSVWGFTLVQVLICVLWLKISPPFPYNNMQHYKEKIILECSLGSAIGFWAVLGYIGLLAFLCFVLAFLARKLPDNFNEAKFITFSMLIFCAVWITFIPAYVSSPGKFTVAVEIFAILASSFGLILCIFAPKCFIIVFRPEQNTKKHLMGKVPTKAL, translated from the exons ATGAATGTTCATCTTTTATTAACAATGACACTACTGTGTATTACCAGGCTTTGCCCTGCTGTGTGTGGGGTTAATTTAGGCACCTGCATCCTCCAAGGTGACCCTCATCTCCCTGATCTCTTCGAGGATGGAGACTTCATTATTGGAGGGGCTTTCACCATTCATTATTATGTGAAGACAGAGAAGCACACCTATACTAGACGGCCACAACCACTAGAGTGCAGTGGCAG CATGGACTTCCGAGAGCTGCGCTTTGCTCGTGCCTTGCAATTCACTGTCCAAGAGATAAACAACAGCTCCGATCTCTTACCGGGCATCACTCTAGGGTACCACATATATGACTCATGTGCATCTGTGCCAATGGCGATTAAAGTAGCTTTGCAGCTTGCCAACGGACTAGATCTGGTATTTAACGACACTGATTCCTGTGCAAAATCTGCTGCAGTTCCCGCACTAGTCGGAGATTCTGCTTCCACGCCGGCTGTAACCATTTCAAGACTTTTGGGCCCTCTTGGAATTCCACAG GTGAGTCATTACGCAACGTGCGCGTGTCTCAGTGACAAGCAGCAGCATCCTACTTTCTTCAGGACCATCCCCAGCGATCACCATCAAGCGGCAGCACTGGCACGGATGGTCAAGCACTTCGGATGGACGTGGATCGGAGCTGTGTGCAGTGATTCAGACTACGGCAACAATGGCATGGCATCATTCCTGAAAGCTGCAGAGGAAGAGGGAATCTGTGTGGAGTATTCTGAGGCCTACTACAGGACCCAGCCGCGCAGCAAACTGAAAAGAGTCGCGGATGTTATTCGCAAGTCATCGGCTCGCGTAATAGTTGCCTTCGTGGCAGCAGGTGATATGAGATTTCTGTTAGAAGAGCTGAGCCAGCAGCCTCCTCCCCCGATGCAGTGGATTGGCAGCGAGGCGTGGGTTACAGACCCACAAATGCTGCGGTTTAATTTGTGTATTGGTGCTGTGGGGGTTGCGATCCCGCGGTCTGTTATCCCTGGTTTTCGTAACTTTCTACTTGGCCTGTCTCCAGAACAAGCGCTAAAATTTCCATTGCTGACAGAATTCTGGGAAAGTTCATTCAGCTGTAGTCTAAAACGGCAGACAGGTTCTTCTACTGGTATGCCAGCATGTGATGGCACAGAGGACCTGCGCGCTTTACAGAACCCGTACACAGACACGTCCCAGTTGCGCGTCACAAATATGGTGTACAAAGCCACATATGCTATAGCTCATGCCCTCCATGGCATTGTCTGTGACGAAAAGCAGTGTGACAAAAACATCAAAGTTAAGCACCAACAG GTTTTTGATCAACTCAAAAGAGTGaattttactaaaaataattattctgtTTCATTTGACACCAATGGAGACCCTGTGGCCACATATGAACTTGTGAATTGGCAGATTCAAGAAGACGGTTCAGTTGATTTTGTGACAGTGGGTCAGTATGATGCATCCCAGCCTAAAGGCCAAGAATTTAGTCTGAGCAGAGATATCATTTGGTATGATGGCAGTGAAAag GTGCCTGTGTCTGTGTGCAGTGAGAGCTGTCCTCCAGGTACGAGGAAGGCTGTGAAAAAAGGAAGACCTGTCTGCTGTTATGACTGCATTAACTGTGCAGAAGGAGAAATCAGCAATGAGACAG ATTCTTTAGATTGTCACAAATGCCTGCCCGAGTATTGGCCCAATAATGAGAAGGACAAGTGTCTTCCAAAACCAGTGGAGTTTCTCTCCTGGGATGAGATCCTCGGAATTATACTGGCTGCTTTCTCTGTTGCTGGCTCTTTAGTAGCTTTGAGCATAACTTTAGTGTTCTACAAAAACAGGGCCTCTCCAATAGTAAGAGCCAACAACTCAGAGCTGAGCTTCCTATTGCTCTTCTCATTGACTCTATGTTTCCTCTGTTCACTTACTTTCATTGGTCGGCCCACTGAGTGGTCCTGTATGTTGCGTCACACAGCATTTGGGATCACTTTTGTCCTCTGTATCTCCTGTGTTCTGGGCAAAACAATAGTGGTGTTAATGGCCTTTAAGGCTACACTACCAGGAAATAATGTAATGAAATGGTTTGGGCCTCCTCAACAGAGACTCAGTGTTTGGGGTTTCACTCTTGTGCAGGTACTTATATGTGTACTTTGGTTAAAAATATCCCCACCTTTTCCTTACAACAATATGCAACACTATAAAGAAAAGATCATTCTAGAATGCAGTTTAGGATCAGCTATAGGTTTCTGGGCTGTTCTGGGTTATATTGGCTTGCTAGCTTTCCTTTGCTTTGTTTTAGCTTTTCTTGCCCGAAAGCTGCCTGATAACTTCAATGAGGCTAAATTCATCACATTCAGTATGCTCATATTCTGTGCTGTATGGATCACCTTTATTCCAGCTTATGTCAGCTCTCCAGGAAAATTTACTGTAGCTGTGGAGATATTTGCTATTTTAGCTTCAAGCTTTGGTCTGATTCTCTGTATTTTTGCTCCTAAGTGTTTCATTATTGTCTTTAGGCCAGAGCAGAATACCAAAAAACACCTAATGGGTAAAGTACCAACAAAAGCCCTCTGA